One region of Nothobranchius furzeri strain GRZ-AD chromosome 16, NfurGRZ-RIMD1, whole genome shotgun sequence genomic DNA includes:
- the LOC107394988 gene encoding uncharacterized protein isoform X2: MHSVISTWGCLRHGLYAGGICLGPKPTSRRTPSEGRQNLPNSGRLLEPGFGTVHGIYYWERLSEDCGGSCTKTEKMFTLLTSMSWPPGGIHKSTCCVACRYVFVGFTPACLCLLICTNTCRKTLGPRTSCFFLLGVGRQVKLTIICSVRVAAFIDSGFWKEKTGRDLEFFPQQFMGNCCGTFMLMYALCICTSSPPSFTEEEMPAIRLWWCIQLMERFGIEGYGRHFRQTGTIIFAALVQARHQAWTKICLLDRRSIPSPPGNSPACLQGTKGNLLQV, from the exons atgcatagcgtcatttcaacatgggggtgtctgcgacacggtttatatgcag GTGGAATATGTCTTGGACCAAAACCGACCTCCAGGAGAACTCCTAGTGAAGGAAGACAAAATCTGCCTAACTCGGGAAGACTTTTGGAGCCTGGGTTTGGAACAGTCCATGGAATCTACT ATTGGGAACGCTTGTCTGAAGATTGTGGGGGAAGCTGCACAAAGAC GGAAAAGATGTTCACATTGCTGACCTCTATGTCGTGGCCACCTGGAGGGATCCACAAGTCAACCTGCTGCGTTGCTTGCCggtatgtttttgttggttttactcCTGCATGTTTATGTTTACTAATTTGTACCAATACATGTAGGAAAACTTTAGGTCCAAGGACATCCTGCTTTTTCCTGCTTGGAGTCGGCAGGCAGGTGAAGCTGACCATTATCTGCTCTGT GAGAGTCGCAGCCTTCATTGACTCTGGATTCTGGAAGGAGAAAACAGGAAGAGACCTTGAG ttcTTTCCCCAGCAGTTCATGGGAAATTGCTGCGGCACCTTTATGCTGATG TATGCTCTCTGCATCTGCACCTCATCCCCACCATCTTTCACAGAG GAGGAAATGCCAGCAATTCGCCTGTGGTGGTGTATTCAGCTGATGGAGAGATTCGGCATTGAGGGGTATGGCAGGCACTTTAGACAAACTGGCACCATCATATTTGCAGCTTTGGTTCAGGCAAGACATCAG GCATGGACAAAGATTTGCCTTCTGGACAGAAGAAGCATCCCTTCTCCTCCAGGGAACTCTCCAGCCTGTCTTCAGGGTACCAAAGGCAACCTCCTCCAAGTCTAA